A window of the Nibribacter ruber genome harbors these coding sequences:
- a CDS encoding ABC transporter permease: MSLKALTSWYQGNNKIERLWLLAKIEFKLRYYENKLGLFWALLKPFMDITIYYIVFQIILKQDVPAFASYLFIGLILFNFFIESTTGTIQILNTKKYLYEYSNMNKLEIYLSTLLSNVIGFSFNLGMFILFYNFLEPESLGPSLYNFWIIPIFACLFIMALGTSLILSNIYIIAKDISQIWQVVSTMLLFVSPIFYKLINFKQALPSFEYANPLAGIIINARRVLMQGLPPDLDLLLFDYGYAFLLLFMGLILLNKLGSKAAERL, encoded by the coding sequence ATGAGTTTAAAAGCGCTTACCAGTTGGTACCAGGGAAATAACAAGATTGAGCGGCTGTGGCTACTGGCTAAAATTGAGTTTAAATTAAGATACTATGAGAACAAACTAGGTTTGTTCTGGGCTTTGTTAAAGCCTTTCATGGACATCACCATCTATTACATAGTATTCCAGATTATATTAAAACAAGACGTTCCGGCATTTGCCTCTTATTTGTTTATTGGGCTTATCTTGTTCAACTTTTTTATAGAAAGCACTACGGGCACTATACAGATTTTAAATACCAAAAAATACTTGTATGAGTACAGTAACATGAACAAACTGGAAATATACCTTTCTACGCTTTTAAGCAATGTGATAGGGTTTTCCTTTAATCTGGGCATGTTCATTCTCTTCTATAACTTTCTGGAGCCTGAGTCTTTAGGCCCAAGTCTGTACAACTTCTGGATCATCCCTATCTTTGCCTGTCTATTCATCATGGCATTAGGGACGTCCCTAATCTTGTCCAATATTTACATCATCGCTAAGGATATTAGTCAAATCTGGCAGGTGGTGTCTACCATGCTGTTGTTTGTCTCGCCTATTTTCTATAAGCTCATAAATTTCAAGCAGGCGTTACCTTCTTTTGAATACGCAAACCCGTTGGCAGGCATCATCATTAATGCAAGGAGGGTATTGATGCAAGGCCTGCCACCAGACTTAGATTTGCTATTGTTTGACTATGGTTATGCTTTCCTGCTTCTGTTCATGGGATTGATTTTGCTAAATAAACTGGGTTCTAAAGCGGCAGAAAGGTTATAA
- a CDS encoding ABC transporter ATP-binding protein has protein sequence MEATTLTKTVAIKARNISKTFQISENSHNTIKHRLFNLFNPPRTKYVPAVKNLSMEIFKGECIGLLGRNGSGKSTLVKVLAGVYPTDSGYINIEGTTMLMNLGVGMSHELTARENIYVSGSVLGLKIKEIDAIFDEIVDFAELREFIDTKIKFFSSGMVARLGFSIAVKAGADIMFLDEIFAVGDVKFQEKAIKVFESSWIEGKTVILVSHSMEVIRKYCSRAAFMKNGELVFVGDTEKAIDLYMEDNH, from the coding sequence ATGGAAGCTACAACATTAACTAAAACCGTGGCCATCAAGGCCCGCAACATCAGCAAGACGTTTCAAATTTCTGAAAATAGTCATAATACCATAAAACACAGGTTGTTTAACTTGTTTAATCCTCCCCGGACTAAATACGTGCCGGCCGTAAAAAACCTGTCCATGGAAATCTTCAAGGGCGAGTGTATAGGCTTGTTAGGCCGGAACGGCTCTGGTAAGTCTACCTTGGTCAAAGTGCTGGCCGGCGTGTATCCTACAGACAGCGGCTATATCAACATAGAAGGTACCACCATGCTCATGAACCTGGGTGTGGGGATGAGTCATGAGTTAACGGCAAGGGAGAATATCTATGTTTCTGGGTCTGTGTTAGGACTTAAAATCAAAGAGATTGACGCCATCTTTGACGAGATTGTGGACTTTGCCGAACTGCGCGAATTCATTGACACTAAAATCAAGTTCTTCTCTTCTGGCATGGTGGCCCGCTTGGGATTTTCTATTGCCGTAAAAGCTGGCGCTGATATCATGTTCCTGGATGAAATTTTTGCCGTTGGTGATGTGAAGTTTCAAGAGAAGGCCATTAAGGTGTTTGAGAGCTCTTGGATTGAAGGCAAGACCGTGATTCTGGTAAGCCACAGCATGGAGGTAATCCGGAAGTATTGCAGCCGCGCCGCATTCATGAAAAACGGAGAGCTTGTGTTTGTGGGTGACACTGAAAAGGCGATTGATCTGTATATGGAAGACAACCACTAA
- a CDS encoding O-antigen ligase family protein, protein MNQKEKVLYALLLLFFVSLFTGSLTAFASLTTGAVVLYSFFFNSWQDKWRLLKQRRHVIAMLAFYGFLVLSALLSTNQETGFHHLKLRLPLLLFPLSIGLLDLRREFKEKVLVSFATITCVVLFVCLLSSIYYSGFFARPEFLYNDALVYILERQSIYIALLVNVSIFIFIRAIFYTQNKHKGLLVLGTLFLYAIAYLLASRIMFAWLLGVSVLFSFYYVIRHRKILEGMTLVLGMVIGTVVVYKMLPLTFNRYKEVAYSSFKFENMGRESHYNMQITEDQWNGVNFRLAVWTCGWELFQEDPVVGTGLGDKDAALTAKYTQKNFQYAIKTGRDVHNNYLDILYSLGLVGFLFFLASWIVLPLLRASQTHNALAILVILTFAAAWVTEVYFARSIGATLTGFFIPFLLLYTKEEATTSIGKNQELEEGAKEDL, encoded by the coding sequence ATGAATCAAAAAGAAAAAGTCCTTTACGCCCTCCTTCTGTTATTTTTTGTTTCACTGTTCACGGGGAGCCTGACGGCCTTCGCCAGCCTAACCACCGGCGCAGTGGTGCTCTATAGCTTCTTCTTCAACTCCTGGCAGGACAAGTGGCGTCTTTTGAAACAGCGCCGGCACGTTATCGCCATGCTCGCCTTCTATGGTTTTTTGGTGCTCAGCGCTTTGCTCTCTACAAATCAGGAAACCGGATTTCACCATCTGAAACTCCGCCTGCCGTTGCTTCTATTCCCGCTCAGCATTGGCCTGTTGGACCTGCGCCGGGAGTTCAAGGAAAAAGTGCTGGTCTCGTTTGCTACCATTACGTGCGTTGTTTTGTTTGTCTGTCTGCTGTCCAGTATCTATTACTCTGGCTTCTTTGCACGTCCGGAGTTTTTGTACAATGATGCCCTTGTCTACATTCTGGAGCGGCAGTCTATCTATATTGCCCTGTTGGTAAACGTGTCCATTTTTATTTTCATACGAGCCATTTTCTACACCCAGAACAAGCACAAAGGGCTGCTGGTGCTGGGCACGCTGTTCCTGTATGCGATCGCGTATTTACTGGCCAGCCGCATCATGTTCGCCTGGTTGCTGGGGGTTTCGGTGCTGTTTAGTTTCTACTATGTGATCAGGCACCGGAAGATTCTGGAAGGCATGACCCTGGTATTAGGCATGGTGATTGGCACCGTGGTAGTTTATAAGATGCTGCCCCTCACCTTCAACCGCTACAAAGAGGTGGCCTACAGCAGCTTTAAATTTGAGAACATGGGCCGCGAAAGCCACTACAACATGCAGATCACCGAGGACCAGTGGAACGGCGTCAATTTCAGGCTGGCCGTTTGGACCTGCGGCTGGGAGCTGTTTCAGGAGGATCCGGTAGTGGGCACGGGCCTAGGCGACAAAGACGCGGCCCTCACCGCGAAATACACCCAGAAGAACTTCCAATACGCCATAAAGACTGGCCGCGACGTCCACAACAATTACTTAGATATTCTCTATAGCCTGGGGTTGGTTGGTTTTTTGTTCTTCCTGGCTAGTTGGATTGTCTTGCCCTTGCTTAGAGCTTCCCAAACCCACAATGCCCTGGCCATCCTGGTGATTCTTACCTTCGCCGCCGCCTGGGTTACTGAGGTGTACTTCGCCCGCAGCATTGGCGCCACCCTAACCGGGTTCTTCATTCCGTTCCTGCTCCTGTATACGAAAGAAGAGGCAACCACCAGCATAGGTAAAAACCAGGAATTGGAAGAGGGCGCGAAGGAAGATTTGTAA
- a CDS encoding MBL fold metallo-hydrolase, with the protein MGVYFTSLNSGSNGNCYYVGNDQEAVLIDAGISCRETEKRMLRLGLSMSRVKAIFVSHEHSDHIRGVAVLARKHRIPVYITPATLHNCYLRTEAIDTLPFEAGEAVQIGGLTITAFAKYHDAADPHSFVVSAGEFKVGVFTDLGRTCQNLMEHFSQCHAAFLEANYDEHLLENGRYPYYLKNRIRGGHGHLSNREALTLFSTCKPDHMSHVLLSHLSKENNCPNLVKELFQAHAGDTQVVVASRYEESPVFTLLPQEAMA; encoded by the coding sequence ATGGGAGTCTATTTTACATCATTGAATTCTGGCAGCAACGGCAACTGCTATTATGTGGGCAATGACCAGGAAGCGGTCTTGATAGATGCGGGCATCTCATGCCGCGAAACGGAGAAACGCATGCTGCGCCTGGGCCTGAGCATGAGCCGGGTAAAAGCCATCTTCGTCTCCCATGAGCACTCAGACCATATTAGAGGCGTGGCCGTTCTGGCTAGAAAACACCGTATTCCGGTATACATCACTCCAGCCACCTTGCACAACTGCTACCTGCGCACTGAGGCCATTGACACCCTTCCATTTGAGGCAGGGGAGGCCGTGCAGATTGGCGGACTCACCATTACGGCCTTCGCCAAGTACCATGACGCGGCAGACCCGCACAGTTTTGTGGTGAGCGCGGGTGAATTTAAGGTTGGTGTGTTCACCGATCTTGGCAGGACGTGCCAGAACCTAATGGAGCATTTCAGCCAATGCCATGCCGCCTTTCTGGAAGCCAATTATGACGAGCACTTGCTTGAAAACGGCCGCTACCCTTATTACCTTAAAAACAGGATTAGAGGAGGGCACGGGCACTTGTCCAACCGTGAGGCCCTGACCTTGTTCAGCACCTGCAAACCCGACCACATGAGCCATGTGCTGCTGTCGCACCTGTCCAAGGAGAATAACTGTCCCAACCTGGTGAAAGAACTGTTTCAGGCCCACGCCGGCGATACTCAGGTGGTGGTGGCGTCCAGGTACGAAGAAAGCCCCGTGTTCACCCTTCTTCCACAAGAAGCCATGGCCTAA
- the hrpB gene encoding ATP-dependent helicase HrpB: MSALPLLSSLPDLPVKEALPGLLEALGTHPRAVLEAPPGAGKTTLVPLALLGADWRGDGKILMLEPRRLAARAAAQRMSDILGEAVGQTVGYWVRLEHVVSEKTRVEVVTEGILTRLIQSDPGLEGISAIIFDEFHERSLAADTGLALALDAQAVLRPDLRILVMSATLDAASVGAWLEAPVVKSEGRMFPVETLYLSPAEAAAAGNRPTERLTQLVPKSIRKALSQEPEGDVLVFLPGMGEMRRVAQALEGTLPNTTQLHLLHGDLTLSQQLAAIKPAPAGFRKVVLATSIAETSLTIEGVKIVIDGGFASVPRFVPRNGLTTLATTQVSQAAADQRRGRAGRLGPGKCFRLWTQADQLQLPERQAPEICEADLSSLALELSIWGVKDAQQLKWLDTPPAPALTLAQDLLRRLEAVTEQGNPTAHGKALAALGLSPRLGHLVLKGHALGAGATACALAALLSDRDILKPIAGSFSDALPDLALRLEIMDHQHPPLAGFTVDENALRRIKEQAQHLRQRLKEPSRKLQPEKAGILAALAYPDRLAQRESSGRVRLVTGQKATLPTELFSEAEFYGVAHIEIGTKSRVLLAAPVDKAEILAHFKDQVQQAEEVKWDTATEKVVARRITRLGALVLEEQLFSKPNPELVAQALLQALQEKGVERLPWSPEALRLQDRLHFLHTLAPETWPSWSNIELQETMEEWLGPHLLGLKSLEQVAKLNFEEILLTDFSWEQRQELERLAPSHLDVPSGSRIALDYSNPDAPVLAVRLQEVFGMLDTPRIGGGKVPLLLHLLSPAMRPVQVTRDLRSFWTTGYFDVRKDLRGRYPKHHWPEDPLTAPPTRRTKNRPQ; the protein is encoded by the coding sequence ATGTCTGCACTGCCCCTCCTTTCTTCCTTACCAGATTTACCCGTCAAAGAAGCGCTTCCGGGCTTGCTGGAAGCCTTGGGCACCCACCCGCGCGCAGTATTGGAAGCGCCTCCCGGGGCTGGTAAAACCACGTTGGTGCCCCTGGCACTTTTAGGGGCAGACTGGCGCGGCGATGGCAAAATCCTGATGCTAGAGCCCCGCAGGCTGGCCGCCCGCGCCGCCGCCCAGCGCATGTCAGACATTCTGGGCGAAGCCGTGGGCCAGACGGTGGGCTATTGGGTACGACTAGAGCATGTGGTTTCAGAAAAAACCAGAGTTGAAGTCGTCACGGAAGGCATTCTGACGCGACTCATCCAGTCTGACCCGGGCCTGGAGGGCATTTCCGCTATCATCTTTGACGAGTTTCACGAACGCAGCCTGGCCGCCGACACGGGTCTGGCCCTGGCGCTGGATGCCCAGGCCGTGCTCAGGCCAGACTTGCGCATTCTGGTGATGAGCGCCACGCTGGATGCCGCGTCTGTGGGCGCCTGGCTGGAGGCCCCCGTAGTCAAGAGCGAGGGGCGTATGTTCCCTGTAGAAACTCTTTACTTATCCCCCGCTGAGGCTGCCGCTGCCGGAAACCGCCCAACTGAGCGCTTAACCCAACTGGTGCCCAAATCCATCAGAAAAGCCCTGAGCCAAGAACCCGAAGGTGATGTACTGGTATTCTTGCCGGGCATGGGCGAAATGCGCCGCGTGGCCCAGGCCCTGGAAGGCACCTTGCCCAACACCACCCAACTACACTTATTGCACGGAGACTTGACCTTAAGCCAGCAGTTGGCAGCCATCAAACCGGCCCCGGCAGGCTTCAGGAAAGTCGTTCTGGCCACCAGCATTGCAGAAACCAGCTTGACCATTGAAGGCGTGAAAATAGTGATTGACGGAGGCTTTGCGAGCGTGCCCAGGTTTGTGCCCCGCAACGGCTTAACCACGCTGGCCACCACCCAGGTCTCCCAGGCCGCCGCCGACCAACGCCGGGGACGGGCCGGCCGGTTAGGCCCCGGCAAGTGCTTCCGGCTATGGACCCAGGCAGACCAATTGCAACTACCAGAACGCCAAGCCCCCGAAATCTGCGAAGCAGACCTTTCCAGCCTGGCCCTGGAACTTTCCATTTGGGGAGTGAAGGACGCACAGCAGTTAAAATGGCTGGACACGCCTCCCGCCCCTGCTTTAACTTTGGCCCAGGATCTTCTGCGGCGTCTGGAGGCTGTCACAGAACAAGGCAATCCTACGGCCCATGGCAAAGCGCTGGCCGCGTTGGGTCTTTCGCCCCGGTTGGGCCACTTAGTCCTGAAGGGGCATGCGTTGGGAGCTGGCGCTACCGCCTGTGCCCTGGCTGCCCTTCTCTCTGACCGTGACATTCTTAAGCCCATAGCGGGCAGTTTCTCAGATGCCCTCCCTGATCTGGCTTTGCGCCTGGAAATCATGGATCACCAGCATCCTCCCCTGGCAGGCTTTACGGTAGATGAAAACGCCCTCCGGAGGATAAAAGAGCAAGCCCAGCACTTGAGACAGCGCCTGAAAGAACCCTCGCGCAAACTACAGCCAGAGAAGGCCGGAATCTTGGCGGCTCTCGCCTATCCAGACCGCCTGGCCCAGCGGGAAAGCTCTGGCCGCGTGCGCCTGGTCACGGGGCAGAAAGCCACCCTGCCCACCGAGCTTTTCTCAGAAGCCGAGTTCTACGGAGTGGCCCACATAGAAATTGGAACCAAGTCCAGAGTGCTGCTAGCCGCCCCGGTAGATAAAGCTGAAATCCTGGCGCATTTCAAAGACCAGGTACAGCAAGCCGAAGAAGTGAAATGGGACACCGCTACAGAGAAGGTGGTGGCCAGAAGAATCACCCGACTAGGGGCCTTGGTCCTGGAGGAACAACTTTTTTCAAAACCCAATCCAGAATTGGTAGCTCAGGCCTTGTTGCAAGCATTGCAAGAGAAAGGAGTGGAACGGCTGCCGTGGTCACCAGAAGCGTTACGGTTACAGGATAGGCTTCACTTTCTGCACACCTTAGCCCCAGAAACCTGGCCTTCTTGGTCTAATATAGAGCTACAAGAAACCATGGAAGAGTGGCTGGGCCCGCACTTGCTAGGTCTGAAGTCCTTAGAACAAGTAGCCAAACTGAATTTTGAGGAAATTTTGCTCACGGATTTCTCTTGGGAGCAACGGCAGGAGCTGGAAAGACTGGCCCCCTCCCATCTGGACGTACCTAGTGGCTCACGCATTGCCCTGGACTACTCCAACCCCGATGCCCCCGTGCTGGCCGTCAGGCTGCAGGAAGTGTTCGGGATGTTGGACACTCCTAGAATTGGCGGCGGAAAAGTACCCTTGCTCCTGCACTTGCTTTCGCCGGCCATGCGCCCCGTGCAGGTCACCCGCGACTTGCGAAGCTTCTGGACCACCGGCTATTTTGACGTGCGCAAAGACCTTAGGGGCCGCTACCCCAAGCACCACTGGCCCGAAGACCCGCTGACTGCACCACCCACCAGGAGAACCAAGAACCGGCCGCAGTAA
- a CDS encoding DUF7619 domain-containing protein: protein MVKKLRFLYLVLVLLCVPICHLKAQLADFDLHQRVGLAVHRPYSLETDSKGNVYLQSMAGTITKMTPSGKIVHDFKLNGISESFLKQSLYHLYIDSKDHLYIINHSQGTISKFSPEGNLFFTFGSKGEGPGQFVFLARIAVNSLGEIFASDMENHYLDNKSKRIHKFDAQGNFIKTFTITGADGKLAAPLSLAVDGRDLLYVAGDSHKSIFQINSEGEVLKEIKTGEQAASGFLACDRKTNQVYLSQYTAQADGVKVFNADGQYEKTIETVAQGLVSSTPYPIAITPEGNLLAVDVRHYGNSTLFSYNKAGQVVRKWGRAHSAQDAALDDQGNFYLLDKAGKLTKFTPKGDALWEVSSLISSKGLALDLKSNIYVICSQDSLSGRNGILKLDPTGKRLAFFTNLSGSNEQVIPQGIYVDPFGNMFVTDLQSGAVLKLDAQGKRVASIGTMGPEPGKLWFPSAVMVDKNGLVLVLDYFGSRVQQFTQGGKFIRHFGAHNDNDNFKYASSDLALDNKGNIYTTSTLHKYGLSSENENRLRVFDAKGTLLQENLSSPLHYLAFDSRGASLATVSTEADVFSLYRSKNYSAPLSVITGRVFNERNKNCTMDPGETGIAGLVMEATPGPYYAHTDEDGRYSFAVDSGSYKIRVVPALILGATMTVSCPPSKLPVYVSGDTSVVEAPDIAYKILYNPYLTISVSSDRRRRCFRNTTTVSYSNLGYAAAPDAKVTVQLPEFVHFISASVPFTKDEIGNYVFEVGTLAALHKGTITITDSVSCADPTIRGLTVCTKAWISPANPEDKAVDWNRANIVINGEDPVDGQVRFVVTNVGSGDMTDSLSFRLIQDAELSMVGRYRLAAGDSLALKFAPLGRALRLEADQPPGHPIKKSASANLEIRSLNDGLPSPAMNALPPDDAEQEIAMDCLPIIDSYDPNDKQVIPVGLTSEKYTPTSTPLRYTVRFQNTGTDVAYRVVVVDTLSADLNISTLRMGTASHPYRLTVSGKERPVLTFIFDNIMLPDSSKDLAGSNGLIQFSIRPKTTLSEKQLIENFADIFFDYNEPVRTNTTTNRIYDLPLVPNPEKQLQVKDALVSPSITAYVPSAGKYGAVVVISGTNFLAQNSLNKVYFNGKPAQVLEATSTGIKVQVPLGAFTGKIKVSHVDGSTTTFDDFTVYQPPVITGLSVKEGVVGIEVTIQGENLRPDLLESITLGTVPCQIKRYANNGVIVAIPVGAVSGVFTVYSKGGTAQSGQFRVWHMPAITGFDKMRQRVGGDVALQGENFAPEAGLNQVYFGEKVAKVLSAREQQVVVQVPSGAVTGNVTISTPGGSSSKSFEVIPGPVLTAILPASASVGTVVELKGLNFSALGQPDTVSFGDVKAEVLSATATTLQVRVPRGAVSGKVTVAGVGGKSKADFTVLSLTPQESIEVYPLPNQGRFTIDFIKADFDVHTLQMLDKTGRIIYRQIIKGGKESRLDISLPRAPSGIYVILLQTSQGVVTKRVVIQ from the coding sequence ATGGTTAAAAAACTACGCTTCCTCTATTTAGTATTGGTTCTTCTTTGCGTGCCCATTTGCCACTTGAAAGCCCAGTTGGCAGACTTTGACCTGCATCAGCGCGTGGGTCTTGCAGTGCACAGGCCCTATTCATTAGAAACAGATTCTAAAGGCAACGTCTATCTACAGTCAATGGCGGGTACCATTACCAAGATGACTCCTTCAGGTAAGATTGTGCATGACTTCAAGCTTAATGGTATAAGTGAGTCTTTCCTTAAACAATCTCTCTATCACCTATACATTGACTCCAAAGATCACCTCTACATCATTAACCACAGTCAGGGAACCATTTCAAAATTCAGCCCAGAAGGTAATCTGTTTTTCACCTTCGGGTCTAAGGGAGAGGGACCGGGGCAATTTGTATTTCTGGCCAGAATAGCTGTCAACTCCTTGGGTGAAATCTTCGCCAGTGACATGGAGAATCATTACTTGGACAATAAAAGCAAGAGAATCCACAAGTTTGACGCCCAAGGCAACTTCATAAAAACGTTTACCATCACGGGGGCAGACGGAAAATTAGCAGCCCCCCTTTCGCTGGCCGTAGATGGCAGGGATTTATTATATGTGGCAGGAGATTCCCATAAAAGCATCTTCCAGATAAACAGTGAGGGCGAAGTCCTAAAAGAGATAAAAACGGGTGAGCAGGCGGCCAGCGGATTTTTAGCCTGTGACCGAAAAACCAATCAAGTGTACCTCTCACAATACACGGCCCAGGCAGACGGCGTGAAAGTCTTCAACGCCGATGGCCAGTATGAAAAAACCATAGAAACGGTAGCCCAGGGTTTAGTTTCCTCTACGCCCTACCCCATTGCCATCACACCAGAAGGCAACCTACTGGCAGTAGACGTAAGGCATTATGGAAACAGCACCTTGTTTAGTTACAACAAGGCAGGCCAAGTGGTAAGGAAATGGGGAAGAGCCCATTCAGCCCAGGATGCAGCCCTGGATGACCAAGGCAATTTTTATTTGCTGGATAAGGCCGGAAAACTCACCAAGTTCACCCCAAAAGGTGACGCCCTTTGGGAAGTATCCTCACTGATCAGTTCCAAGGGTCTTGCCCTTGACCTTAAAAGTAACATCTACGTCATTTGCAGTCAGGACTCACTATCAGGCAGGAACGGTATTTTAAAGCTTGACCCTACTGGGAAGCGCCTGGCTTTTTTCACCAACCTTAGTGGTAGCAATGAGCAGGTGATTCCGCAGGGAATCTATGTAGATCCTTTTGGAAACATGTTTGTCACCGACTTACAAAGTGGTGCGGTTTTAAAACTGGATGCCCAGGGAAAGCGGGTTGCTTCTATTGGAACCATGGGCCCTGAACCTGGAAAACTCTGGTTTCCTTCTGCCGTCATGGTAGACAAAAACGGACTTGTCCTGGTACTGGACTATTTTGGCTCCAGGGTGCAGCAATTCACCCAAGGCGGGAAGTTCATCAGGCATTTTGGTGCGCATAATGACAATGACAACTTCAAGTATGCTTCCTCAGACCTGGCCTTAGACAACAAGGGCAACATCTACACCACCTCCACTCTTCATAAGTACGGTTTATCCTCTGAGAATGAAAACCGTCTAAGAGTATTTGATGCAAAAGGAACGCTTCTTCAGGAGAATCTTTCCAGCCCCCTCCACTATCTGGCCTTTGACAGCCGAGGCGCATCTCTGGCTACCGTAAGCACTGAGGCCGATGTGTTTTCACTTTACCGGTCCAAGAATTATTCGGCTCCTTTAAGCGTCATCACGGGCAGGGTATTCAATGAGCGAAACAAAAATTGCACAATGGATCCGGGTGAGACAGGCATTGCCGGCCTTGTCATGGAAGCCACGCCAGGTCCTTATTATGCCCACACAGATGAAGATGGAAGGTATTCTTTTGCTGTAGATTCTGGCAGCTACAAAATACGGGTGGTCCCAGCGCTCATCTTAGGAGCTACTATGACAGTAAGTTGTCCGCCTTCTAAACTGCCCGTCTATGTATCTGGTGACACCAGTGTAGTAGAGGCACCAGACATTGCCTACAAAATATTGTACAATCCTTACTTAACCATAAGCGTTTCATCTGACCGCCGCCGGCGCTGCTTCCGGAATACGACCACTGTCTCCTATTCAAACTTAGGGTATGCCGCAGCTCCAGATGCTAAGGTGACCGTACAGTTGCCTGAGTTTGTGCACTTCATTTCTGCTTCTGTGCCATTTACCAAAGATGAAATAGGCAATTATGTATTTGAGGTAGGTACCTTGGCGGCCTTGCATAAAGGAACCATCACTATCACAGACTCTGTGTCTTGTGCAGACCCTACCATCCGTGGGCTAACGGTGTGTACCAAAGCATGGATTTCGCCTGCCAACCCAGAAGACAAAGCCGTAGATTGGAACCGTGCCAACATAGTGATAAACGGCGAAGACCCTGTAGACGGCCAGGTGCGGTTTGTGGTCACCAACGTAGGAAGCGGTGACATGACCGACAGTCTCTCCTTCCGATTGATCCAGGATGCAGAACTCTCCATGGTAGGCAGGTACCGCTTGGCGGCGGGCGACAGCCTTGCTCTAAAATTTGCGCCTTTGGGCAGGGCCTTGCGGCTTGAGGCAGATCAACCACCAGGACACCCCATCAAAAAATCGGCAAGCGCCAACCTGGAGATTAGAAGTTTAAACGATGGCCTTCCTTCACCGGCCATGAACGCCCTGCCCCCAGATGACGCCGAACAAGAAATAGCCATGGACTGCCTGCCAATCATTGACTCGTATGACCCCAATGACAAACAGGTGATTCCGGTGGGCCTTACCTCAGAGAAATACACGCCTACCAGTACCCCGCTGCGCTACACCGTTCGGTTTCAAAACACCGGTACAGATGTGGCCTATCGTGTAGTAGTAGTAGACACCTTGTCCGCGGACCTAAATATCAGCACGCTGAGAATGGGTACGGCTTCTCACCCATACAGATTAACGGTAAGTGGCAAAGAGCGCCCGGTACTTACCTTCATCTTTGACAACATCATGCTGCCAGACAGCTCCAAGGACTTAGCAGGCAGTAATGGCCTAATCCAGTTCAGCATTCGTCCTAAAACAACCTTGTCAGAAAAGCAGCTGATAGAGAATTTCGCGGATATTTTCTTTGACTACAATGAGCCGGTGCGCACCAACACTACCACCAACAGAATCTATGATCTGCCATTAGTGCCTAATCCAGAGAAGCAGTTGCAGGTCAAAGACGCTCTCGTGTCTCCTTCCATTACGGCCTACGTCCCAAGTGCCGGCAAGTATGGGGCAGTGGTAGTCATCTCAGGGACTAACTTTCTGGCGCAAAACAGTTTAAACAAAGTGTACTTCAACGGAAAACCGGCTCAGGTACTGGAAGCCACCAGCACTGGCATAAAGGTACAAGTGCCTTTGGGCGCGTTTACCGGGAAGATAAAGGTATCTCATGTAGACGGCTCCACTACCACGTTTGATGACTTTACCGTGTACCAACCGCCTGTCATAACCGGGCTGAGCGTGAAAGAGGGAGTAGTGGGCATAGAAGTAACCATACAGGGAGAGAACCTCCGCCCCGACTTACTGGAGAGCATCACCTTGGGCACCGTCCCTTGCCAGATTAAAAGATACGCGAACAACGGAGTGATTGTGGCCATCCCAGTGGGTGCCGTGAGTGGTGTATTCACGGTGTATTCAAAAGGCGGCACGGCCCAGAGCGGTCAGTTTAGAGTTTGGCACATGCCTGCTATCACAGGCTTTGACAAAATGAGGCAGCGCGTAGGTGGAGACGTTGCGTTGCAGGGAGAGAACTTCGCGCCAGAAGCAGGACTGAACCAGGTGTATTTCGGGGAGAAGGTCGCCAAAGTGCTAAGTGCCCGTGAGCAGCAGGTGGTGGTGCAAGTGCCATCGGGAGCCGTGACAGGAAACGTGACCATCAGCACGCCCGGCGGAAGCTCTAGCAAATCTTTCGAGGTGATTCCAGGACCCGTGCTCACAGCAATACTTCCTGCCTCTGCCAGCGTGGGAACCGTAGTGGAATTGAAGGGCCTTAACTTTTCAGCGCTAGGTCAGCCAGACACCGTGAGCTTTGGAGACGTGAAGGCCGAAGTGCTCAGTGCCACTGCCACAACCCTGCAGGTGAGAGTGCCCAGAGGAGCGGTAAGCGGCAAAGTCACAGTGGCGGGCGTTGGCGGAAAGTCAAAGGCAGACTTTACGGTTCTATCCCTCACGCCGCAAGAGTCCATTGAAGTCTACCCTTTACCCAACCAAGGCCGGTTTACCATTGATTTCATTAAGGCAGATTTTGACGTGCACACCCTGCAGATGCTGGACAAAACCGGAAGAATCATTTACCGCCAAATCATAAAAGGAGGTAAAGAAAGCAGGCTAGACATATCCTTACCGCGGGCACCTTCTGGCATTTATGTCATTTTGTTACAAACCAGCCAAGGGGTAGTTACCAAGCGGGTTGTAATTCAATAA